One window from the genome of Nicotiana sylvestris chromosome 9, ASM39365v2, whole genome shotgun sequence encodes:
- the LOC104224025 gene encoding uncharacterized protein, whose product MEIAIIDWKTIDSRFVKDDLLEHFNAPQWVDFLAPDAPVDDDAWFCKPDCNHPKTVEDFYKATTPSCSSKLQRSASVSDIPLGERNRRDATLKKRGQIQPSVSLNKDLKYDKIVEDSENQNPNFATPPRFRTKLMKQTIKSSAEKKPVDDNISLQKEQQMPKLRSTLSARNLFAGGDLLNKVTDFCNELKKLVTIRTKEKENGANENLETSPLMGNKQKAKDCIVDDEQRERKPLLEMTKETNETVSKSNIKEKQRRKLLRNDNAENTPILVDVKNIKRKDEDILSQIRTNPPTPQCFSASRGTTKATPSKAKYRPLETRGILQELEQSSNEEKRKEDQGKMMSNNQQGQRGGAIVAEKEAAARALDVFWFLKPCTLSS is encoded by the exons ATGGAGATAGCCATAATTGATTGGAAAACGATTGATTCAAGATTTGTTAAAGATGATCTTTTGGAGCATTTTAACGCCCCTCAATGGGTTGATTTTCTTGCTCCTGATGCtcctgttgatgatgatgcttgGTTCTGCAAACCTG ATTGTAATCATCCAAAGACAGTGGAAGATTTCTATAAAGCAACTACCCCTTCTTGCTCTTCTAAG CTTCAAAGATCAGCTAGTGTATCAGATATACCTCTCGGGGAACGAAATAGGAG AGATGCAACATTAAAAAAGAGAGGGCAAATTCAACCATCAGTGTCATTGAACAAGGACTTGAAATATGATAAGATTGTGGAAGATAGTGAGAATCAGAATCCCAATTTTGCAACCCCTCCGCGGTTCAGGACTAAATTGATGAAACAAACAATCAAGTCAAGCGCGGAGAAGAAGCCGGTTGATGATAATATCTCCTTGCAAAAAGAACAACAGATGCCAAAGTTGAGAAGTACTCTTTCAGCTAGGAATCTTTTTGCTGGTGGTGATTTGTTGAATAAGGTGACTGACTTCTGCAATGAGCTGAAGAAACTAGTAACCATCAGAACTAAAGAGAAAGAGAATGGTGCAAATGAGAACTTGGAAACAAGTCCACTAATGGGGAATAAACAAAAGGCAAAAGATTGTATTGTTGATGATGAGCAAAGGGAAAGGAAGCCATTGCTTGAGATGACTAAAGAGACTAATGAAACAGTGTCAAAAAGCAACATTAAGGAGAAACAGAGAAGGAAACTACT GAGAAATGATAATGCAGAAAACACACCAATACTTGTGGATGTGAAGAACATAAAGCGCAAAGATGAAGATATCTTGTCCCAGATCCGCACGAATCCTCCTACTCCTCAGTGTTTCTCAGCCAGCCGTGGAACTACAAAGGCCACTCCATCTAAGGCAAAGTATAGACCTCTG GAGACAAGGGGTATCCTTCAAGAACTGGAACAGAGCAGCAATGAAGAGAAGAGAAAGGAAGATCAAGGGAAGATGATGAGTAATAATCAACAAGGACAGAGAGGTGGTGCTATTGTTGCTGAAAAAGAAGCTGCTGCTAGAGCTTTGGATGTCTTCTGGTTCTTGAAACCTTGCACTCTTTCCAGCTGA
- the LOC104224024 gene encoding ADP,ATP carrier protein 1, mitochondrial-like gives MTIDQPQYYPSVAHKVSGNFLVRSTQNRDLLAYQRQYKYGNQTRPLLHQCEGKYDMSMVSSYSSPVFVQAPSEKGFSSFAVDFLMGGVSAAVSKTAAAPIERVKLLIQNQDEMIKAGRLSKPYSGITECFSRTMKEEGIMSLWRGNTANVIRYFPTQALNFAFKDYFKRLFNFKKERDGYWKWFAGNLASGGAAGASSLFFVYSLDYARTRLANDAKAAKGGGERQFNGLVDVYKKTLASDGVAGLYRGFNISCVGIIVYRGLYFGLYDSLKPVVLTGGLQDSFFASFALGWLITNGAGLASYPIDTVRRRMMMTSGEAVKYKSSMDAFTQILKNEGAKSLFKGAGANILRAIAGAGVLSGYDKLQMLVLGKKYGSGGA, from the exons ATGACGATTGATCAGCCACAATACTACCCCTCTGTTGCTCATAAGGTATCTGGCAACTTCCTGGTTAGATCTACCCAAAATCGGGATCTTCTGGCATATCAAAGGCAATATAAATATGGAAATCAGACGAGACCTTTGTTGCATCAATGTGAAGGAAAATATGACATGTCCATGGTTTCGTCCTACTCATCGCCAGTTTTTGTTCAAGCTCCTTCAGAGAAAGGTTTTTCCAGCTTTGCAGTTGATTTTCTTATGGGTGGTGTCTCAGCAGCAGTGTCAAAGACAGCAGCCGCTCCAATTGAGCGCGTCAAACTCCTGATCCAAAACCAGGACGAAATGATCAAGGCTGGTCGGTTGTCAAAACCATACAGTGGCATAACTGAATGTTTTAGCCGAACAATGAAAGAAGAAGGGATTATGTCATTGTGGAGAGGCAATACAGCCAACGTTATTCGTTATTTCCCAACTCAG GCcttgaattttgcatttaaagaTTACTTCAAGAGGCTTTTTAACTTCAAAAAGGAAAGAGACGGTTACTGGAAATGGTTCGCTGGCAACCTTGCATCAGGAGGTGCAGCTGGtgcatcttcccttttctttgtgTATTCCCTTGACTATGCCCGAACAAGGCTTGCAAATGATGCTAAGGCTGCAAAAGGTGGAGGGGAGCGACAGTTCAATGGCCTTGTTGATGTCTACAAGAAGACATTAGCATCTGATGGAGTTGCTGGACTTTACCGTGGATTCAATATCTCATGTGTTGGGATCATTGTGTACCGTGGTCTCTACTTTGGTTTGTATGATTCTTTGAAACCAGTTGTCCTCACTGGAGGCCTACAG GATAGCTTCTTTGCTAGCTTTGCACTAGGGTGGTTAATTACAAATGGTGCTGGACTTGCATCCTATCCAATTGACACTGTTCGTCGGAGAATGATGATGACATCTGGTGAAGCAGTGAAATACAAAAGCTCAATGGATGCTTTTACTCAAATATTGAAGAATGAGGGTGCAAAGTCTCTCTTCAAGGGGGCTGGTGCAAACATTCTTCGTGCCATTGCTGGCGCTGGTGTCCTTTCTGGCTACGACAAACTTCAAATGCTTGTACTCGGAAAGAAGTATGGATCCGGTGGTGCTTAA